Part of the Sinorhizobium sp. BG8 genome, CTCGTCGGAAAGCTTGGGATGCGCCATGATTCCGCGCCAGTTCATCACGGCCAGATCCACCCCTGCCTCCTTCAGCGTGGGCACATCGACGCCGGGGATGCGGGTGTCGCCGGTGACCGCGAGCGCACGAAGCTCTCCGGCATCGACCTGGGCACGGAACTCTTCGTAACCGCTGATGCCGACGGTCGCATGCCCCCCGAGCGTCGACGCCAGTACTTCACCGCCGCCGGCGTGCACGACGTAGTTGATCTTCTTGGGATCGACTCCGACGGTCTTGGCGATCAGGCCAGCTGCAACGTGGTCAATGCCTCCGATGGAACCACCGGCCCATGACACCTTGCCCGGATCGGCCTTCAGGCGGGCGACGAGATCATCCATCGTCTTGATGTCGGAATTGGCCGGCACCACGATGGCATCTGCCTCGCCCATCAGTCTGGCAACAGGAACCGTCTGATCAAGCGTCACTGCCGACTTGGTGGTGAGCACGCCGCCAACGAGAGCGAAGCCGATCACCATGGCGCTGGGGTGGCGGGGCTTGGACGTCACGAACTGCGCAAGGCCGACCGTGCCACCGCCGCCTGCAACGTTCTGTACCTCGACCGGACCTGTCAGTTTCTGATCCTGAAGGATCGTCTGGATCGTGCGGGCAAGCTGATCGTAACCGCTGCCGGGACTGCTCGGAGCCATTATGTGAAGAGACTCGAGCGGCTCCGCCGCAAAGGCGGGCACAGCCGCTTGATGAACGAGCACCGTTGTTGCAGCGGCCGCAAGTAATGTCGAGAAAGCGCGTCTGGTAACAGTCCTCATGGAAGATCCTCCAATCCATGGTTTGTGCAATTCGATCCCAGGGACTGCCAATCAGCCCCTCCTCCAGGATCACCGGCACACATTCCGGCCAGCCCCTTTCGGGAATTCATGCGCAACCGCTAGGCCGCGGTGCTGGCTGTCGCTTCAGCCCGGATCGCTTCGACGACCTTCGTTGTGAACGCATCGGTGTCGAGCGACCCGCCGACGTCGCGGGTGCGCATGACGGGACGGCTCAAGACCGCCTCCACCGCATTCTCGATCACCGCGGATGCGCGCATGAGCTTCGGGGCATCCTTCCTGCGCCCGATCCAGTCGAGCATCATGGCCGCCGACAGAATGAGGGAGGTCGGATTGGCGACGTTCTTGCCTGCGATGTCGGGTGCGGAGCCGTGCTGGGCCTGAGCGACGCAGATGTCATCTCCCGCATTGATCGAACCACCGAGTCCCAGACTGCCGGAAAGTTCGGACGCCTCGTCAGACAGGATGTCGCCGAACATATTGGTCGTCACGATGACGTCGAACTTGTCCGGGGAACGG contains:
- a CDS encoding tripartite tricarboxylate transporter substrate-binding protein, with protein sequence MAPSSPGSGYDQLARTIQTILQDQKLTGPVEVQNVAGGGGTVGLAQFVTSKPRHPSAMVIGFALVGGVLTTKSAVTLDQTVPVARLMGEADAIVVPANSDIKTMDDLVARLKADPGKVSWAGGSIGGIDHVAAGLIAKTVGVDPKKINYVVHAGGGEVLASTLGGHATVGISGYEEFRAQVDAGELRALAVTGDTRIPGVDVPTLKEAGVDLAVMNWRGIMAHPKLSDEDRQGLDEAIAALVKTEEWKAALQKRGWIDTYLPAKEFGAFLAEEQKRVESALKEVGLL